The nucleotide window TCGAGGTGCTCGACGACGACCTGATCGACGGCCAGGAAGTGGGCGTCGAGGGTGAGCAGTCGGAGGCCGTGCTGGGCCGCCGAGGCGGCAATCCAGAGGTCGTTGGCGGGGATCGGCTTGCCGCGGCGTCGCAGGCTGGTGACGAGGAGGGCGTAGCGCTCGGCGGTGCCCTCGTCGATCGGCACCACAGCGACGCGCGGCGAGGCGAGGAAGCGCCCGAGCTCGGCCTCGTTCTTCGCGCGCTGGCGTCCGCGCAGGAAGCCGGCGAGAAGCTCGCCAAGGACTACCGGGTTGACGCGGATCGCGCCGGCGGCCCGCAGGGCGTCGCGCACCCGAACGTCACCGCGCAGGAGCGCCGAGTAGGCCGAGGTGTCGAGGAAGAGGTCGCTCACTCCCAGAGATCCGGATCGAGGCGTCGCAGGTCCGCGAGGGCGCGGTCGAAGTT belongs to Thermoanaerobaculia bacterium and includes:
- a CDS encoding type II toxin-antitoxin system VapC family toxin codes for the protein MSDLFLDTSAYSALLRGDVRVRDALRAAGAIRVNPVVLGELLAGFLRGRQRAKNEAELGRFLASPRVAVVPIDEGTAERYALLVTSLRRRGKPIPANDLWIAASAAQHGLRLLTLDAHFLAVDQVVVEHLEATGAP